The following proteins come from a genomic window of Mariniflexile sp. TRM1-10:
- a CDS encoding glycoside hydrolase family 97 protein produces MKTIPCFCISILLVIVHQVSAQHYDIKSPDGNIQIRVDNSDTILWSASLNGNTIIEKAEMGMDFSSHTDFGTNPNVKKHTIKSVSETIYPVVSHKDSKIKDEYTELSITYRGHYKLNFRAYNDGVAYQFIDEAKAKRQVISENVSLRFPEGTKSLFPQEESMYSHNERLYLDKSLPEIAPNEFCSLPVLFITDKVKVLFTETALHDYPGLFLKGSGSTTLNAVFPKYVLEAVDKDGRSDRVQTITKEADYIAEVSGNRDYPWRVFVITDDDRKLVESNLTYQLAKPNVLKNTDWIKPGKVAWDWYNANNIYGVDFKAGLNTATYKYYIDFASKNNIEYVILDEGWTKSTTDILHFNPDMDIKELIKYGEEKGVGIILWVLWKPLDENLMEILETYKSWGAKGIKIDFMQRNDQYMVNSYEQIAKACAELELLVDFHGAFKPSGLRRMYPNVVNYEGVRGNENNKWSEDITPEHTVTIPFIRMVAGPMDFTPGAMINKQAKNYAISFERPMSLGTRAHQVAMYVVYEAPLQMLCESPSTYYKEQETVDFITQIPTTWDETIVLHGSVGNYIVVARRHGDIWYVGGMTDADARALPIDLAFLGEGSFNMELFKDGANVDRFAQDYSIETVSVNKNTKVTANMASGGGWSAIITKK; encoded by the coding sequence ATGAAAACAATACCATGCTTCTGTATCTCTATTTTATTAGTAATTGTTCACCAGGTATCAGCGCAACACTATGACATCAAATCTCCAGATGGTAACATACAAATAAGGGTTGATAATTCAGATACGATTCTGTGGTCTGCTTCCCTAAACGGAAACACTATTATTGAGAAAGCAGAAATGGGTATGGATTTTTCTTCCCATACGGATTTCGGAACAAATCCAAATGTCAAGAAACATACTATTAAAAGTGTCTCCGAAACCATATATCCTGTAGTTTCCCATAAAGATTCTAAAATAAAAGACGAATACACAGAACTGTCAATAACCTATCGCGGGCATTACAAACTCAACTTTCGCGCCTATAATGATGGTGTGGCTTATCAATTTATAGATGAAGCAAAAGCAAAACGACAGGTCATTTCAGAAAACGTATCACTGAGGTTTCCCGAAGGTACCAAATCACTCTTTCCTCAAGAGGAATCTATGTATTCCCACAACGAACGCTTGTATTTAGATAAATCCCTACCCGAAATTGCTCCCAATGAGTTTTGTAGCCTTCCCGTTTTATTTATAACAGACAAGGTAAAGGTGTTATTTACGGAAACAGCGCTTCACGATTATCCCGGTCTGTTTTTAAAAGGTAGCGGAAGTACGACTTTAAATGCGGTATTTCCAAAATACGTATTGGAAGCTGTTGATAAAGATGGTCGTTCAGACCGTGTGCAAACTATTACTAAGGAAGCAGATTATATTGCAGAAGTTTCAGGAAACAGAGACTATCCATGGCGTGTTTTTGTTATTACGGACGACGATCGGAAATTGGTAGAAAGCAATTTAACCTATCAGTTAGCGAAACCCAATGTTCTAAAAAATACAGACTGGATAAAACCCGGTAAAGTCGCTTGGGATTGGTACAATGCCAACAACATTTACGGTGTCGATTTTAAAGCAGGCTTAAATACCGCTACTTATAAGTATTACATAGATTTTGCTTCAAAAAACAACATAGAATATGTTATTCTGGATGAAGGCTGGACAAAATCGACCACCGATATCCTTCATTTTAATCCCGATATGGATATCAAGGAATTAATAAAATACGGTGAGGAAAAAGGTGTTGGTATCATCCTTTGGGTACTTTGGAAACCACTTGACGAAAACCTTATGGAAATTCTTGAAACCTATAAAAGTTGGGGTGCAAAAGGTATTAAAATTGATTTTATGCAACGCAATGATCAATACATGGTAAACTCTTACGAGCAAATTGCAAAAGCCTGTGCTGAACTTGAGCTATTGGTAGATTTCCATGGTGCGTTTAAACCTTCAGGATTACGACGTATGTATCCAAATGTGGTTAATTATGAAGGCGTAAGAGGCAATGAAAACAACAAATGGAGTGAAGACATTACGCCCGAACATACCGTGACCATTCCTTTTATTCGTATGGTTGCTGGTCCTATGGACTTTACGCCCGGTGCAATGATAAATAAACAAGCAAAAAATTATGCCATTAGTTTTGAGCGCCCCATGAGTTTAGGTACTAGAGCCCATCAAGTTGCCATGTATGTGGTGTACGAAGCACCGTTGCAGATGCTATGCGAATCGCCATCAACTTATTACAAAGAGCAGGAAACGGTAGATTTTATAACCCAAATTCCAACCACTTGGGACGAAACGATAGTGCTTCATGGCTCTGTAGGCAATTATATCGTGGTCGCCAGAAGACATGGGGATATTTGGTATGTTGGGGGAATGACCGATGCCGATGCAAGGGCCTTACCAATTGATTTAGCATTCTTAGGAGAGGGCTCTTTTAATATGGAACTATTTAAGGATGGTGCCAATGTAGATAGATTTGCCCAGGACTATAGCATAGAAACAGTATCTGTAAATAAAAACACAAAAGTTACAGCAAATATGGCTTCAGGTGGCGGATGGTCTGCCATAATTACTAAAAAGTAG
- a CDS encoding family 43 glycosylhydrolase translates to MPTKKTQRYLSYILIVAFLSCAQKGQVKTNTSEVKHHHSLYTGNPILPGYYADPTIKKFGDIYYIYATTDNEMLASGAPTVWYSKDFQNWYNYTMEIPSLSSVNLRNFWAPDIIEGKDGKYYLYFGNCQAGCNIYGYVSDTPTGPWTKLNEDDTPVIAHNYPRPGFPSLDAQFFTDTDGKVYAYWGTWVHYNGGYAVGELDTKTMKDMVNSTNIPLEQTPDPFEAAYMMKKGDKYILMYSGDSCHDETYNVRYAYSNSPYGPFTPGENNPILSTNEDKTVHGPGHHSVLQDGDDDYIVYHRHDYPMTRGGLSRQVCIDKMIFENDSVIKAVVPSHTGIVSIEKSDVPEDIAFNKNTSASSTYHLKSLEYDYKYEPAFATDNNNATMWKAANNTFPQDLTIDLGKVTAVKRVMTQFEFASYYYQYTLEYSKDGKTWHMFADKSKNQTSGSPMIDDHDVMARYIKLTVLATEKVGLLAAVWNIKVYSDLFEIPLQLKNKASNEPPAAVSTHKKIIDIAAEDVNTDVLAKVVNKGSISGIFSKVGDVSVSTDKDTGKKVFEFKKGALVWDQPVPKNLAWNGSFTVATWVKNPKISQEGEFLVSWCDRHAFNLANSYNALAYNSGHYGAVAHLDGHFDMRYKTLPQANEWHHIVVTFDGVVEKIYVDGVLDNSQNMLLSSAIDNAKIIIGASDIGEHYSGFMASLQMYDYALNQDELNKLMQETKP, encoded by the coding sequence ATGCCAACAAAAAAAACACAACGTTACCTTTCTTATATCTTGATAGTTGCTTTCTTATCGTGTGCTCAAAAAGGACAAGTAAAAACAAATACTTCCGAGGTCAAACATCATCATTCACTATATACTGGAAATCCTATATTACCGGGGTACTATGCAGATCCTACAATAAAAAAGTTCGGGGATATATATTATATATATGCTACTACGGACAATGAAATGTTAGCATCTGGCGCACCAACGGTTTGGTACAGTAAGGATTTTCAAAATTGGTATAATTACACCATGGAAATTCCTTCGTTATCTTCAGTTAACTTAAGAAATTTTTGGGCACCAGATATTATAGAAGGTAAGGATGGTAAGTATTACTTGTATTTTGGCAACTGTCAAGCAGGATGTAACATTTATGGCTATGTTTCGGACACACCTACGGGGCCATGGACGAAACTAAATGAAGACGACACACCTGTTATTGCACATAACTATCCAAGACCAGGTTTTCCGTCTTTAGATGCACAGTTTTTTACAGATACCGATGGGAAAGTGTATGCCTATTGGGGAACGTGGGTGCATTACAATGGTGGGTATGCTGTTGGTGAACTGGATACGAAGACCATGAAAGATATGGTGAATTCTACTAATATTCCGTTAGAACAAACCCCAGATCCTTTTGAAGCTGCCTACATGATGAAAAAAGGGGATAAATATATTTTAATGTATTCTGGCGATTCTTGTCATGATGAAACTTATAACGTACGGTATGCTTACTCAAACAGCCCGTATGGTCCTTTTACGCCTGGTGAAAACAACCCCATTTTAAGCACAAATGAAGACAAGACCGTTCATGGACCTGGTCATCACTCCGTTTTACAAGATGGGGATGATGATTATATTGTTTACCATAGACATGATTACCCTATGACCCGTGGAGGACTTTCAAGGCAAGTATGCATTGATAAAATGATTTTTGAAAACGATTCCGTTATAAAAGCAGTAGTGCCTTCCCATACAGGTATTGTATCTATAGAAAAATCGGATGTTCCCGAAGATATTGCTTTTAACAAAAATACATCAGCGTCATCAACCTATCATCTAAAATCTTTAGAATACGATTATAAATATGAACCGGCATTTGCCACGGATAACAACAATGCTACGATGTGGAAAGCTGCCAACAATACGTTCCCACAAGATTTAACGATCGATTTAGGAAAAGTGACCGCAGTAAAGCGTGTGATGACACAATTTGAATTTGCTAGTTATTATTATCAATATACTTTAGAATACTCCAAAGATGGAAAAACGTGGCACATGTTTGCCGATAAATCTAAAAACCAAACCTCTGGCAGCCCCATGATTGATGATCATGATGTTATGGCACGTTACATCAAACTGACTGTTTTAGCAACAGAAAAAGTAGGACTTCTGGCTGCCGTTTGGAATATAAAAGTGTATAGCGATTTATTTGAAATTCCACTTCAGTTAAAAAACAAAGCATCAAATGAACCTCCAGCGGCAGTAAGCACACATAAAAAAATAATAGATATAGCTGCCGAAGATGTGAACACCGATGTTTTAGCAAAAGTGGTAAACAAAGGATCTATTTCTGGCATATTTTCTAAAGTGGGAGATGTTTCAGTTTCAACAGATAAAGACACAGGCAAAAAAGTTTTTGAATTTAAAAAAGGCGCTTTGGTATGGGATCAACCTGTTCCTAAAAATCTGGCATGGAACGGTTCTTTTACCGTGGCGACATGGGTGAAAAACCCAAAAATAAGTCAGGAAGGAGAATTTTTAGTTTCATGGTGTGACAGACATGCGTTTAATTTAGCAAATTCATATAATGCCTTAGCATATAATAGCGGACATTACGGCGCCGTTGCACATTTAGATGGTCATTTTGATATGCGCTATAAAACGTTGCCCCAAGCAAATGAATGGCATCATATTGTGGTAACTTTTGATGGCGTGGTCGAAAAAATCTATGTGGATGGTGTTTTAGATAATTCACAGAATATGTTACTGTCCTCAGCAATTGATAATGCTAAAATAATTATTGGCGCTTCGGATATTGGAGAACATTATTCGGGATTTATGGCATCTTTACAAATGTATGATTATGCGCTGAACCAAGATGAGTTAAATAAACTTATGCAAGAAACAAAACCTTAA
- a CDS encoding T9SS type A sorting domain-containing protein codes for MPKSVAKIILFLVISISVFLWLKPFENEISMKNERRETGGKEAQEFFEQMIRNPKTGKIPIESLVSISNKMQKDARSSRKANLSKGVATTIWQERGGSNIQGRLKCIMIDKRDATGNTLIVGSDTGGLWKTTNAMSNDPTWHPINDFMSFLHTQSVFQNPANLNEIYCTTGNISWVSPETAGVGLYKSTDGGDTWNHLAATNNGNFKHSGNVVVNSSGIIFVATHEGGVQRSSNGGLTWSKVLGSGVGGGTTNQILDLDLATNGTLYATAKDKKVYKSSDNGNSWTNISIPGLTTNDYLIRLAVAPSDPNKVYAFVEWSKNFLSTNGGVSWTRVGDMSINTYGSSDGCITMEVDPNNSNRIYAGGINYNASSDSGTSWSRITGYEVHVDAHAITFLNSNVAFIGNDGGIYRTDNASSTNPTFKFIGNGLNTLQYYNIDIHPETYKDYFLGGTQDNGTQRSIGAGITSSENVLGGDGGFAFIDEDQPNIQIAAYQNEGGAYTTDNWNSSKYVGYAPVNQAYFITPKDYDDVNNRLYTCMSIANSYSVTTGIGIVDPVTVSTKTINAMNGGSATCAMVSPNDPNIVYFGCGNGALVKVVNPTATTPTATRIMDGAYGWISSIAVEPGNENHIIATYSSFGVNHIVETKNGGNSWMNISNNFPDMPVYNGIFAPNDTNKFILATHLGVWMTENLNGANTNWVSFNDGLSNVIVRMVKARKSDGVVVAGTHGRGLFTTNYFLQSDIAPSTPGTVFATNATSTILSLTWEASIDDLAVTGYDVYDGTTLLASVNTNSAEITGLSPDTTYSLTVKAKDGQGNISSPSSPALITTAATNSMSSNIALKASNVTTSFVSGWESLAAVNDGFTPTNSGDRTHSVYGNWDTHNTFQWVQYDWSQNYEITSVELYWFTDNGGILIPTEAFVEYYNGSAWVKLADVTLNANQFNIATFNTITASNMRVSMKNTTQSTGIIEFRVIGKIASGNMLSKLSLSKKLTKSVSVYPNPTSDKITLRLGDLATSGQLNLSILDVSGKLIWSKKTEGKNEISLYTQDMKLSKGIYLLRVSNTEVVQTIKIVISR; via the coding sequence ATGCCAAAATCAGTAGCAAAAATAATATTGTTTTTAGTAATCAGTATCTCAGTTTTTTTATGGCTAAAACCATTTGAAAATGAAATCAGTATGAAAAATGAACGCCGAGAAACCGGTGGAAAAGAAGCCCAGGAATTTTTTGAGCAAATGATCCGTAACCCTAAAACCGGAAAAATACCTATAGAGAGTTTGGTAAGCATAAGCAATAAAATGCAGAAGGATGCTCGCTCTAGCAGAAAAGCAAATTTGTCAAAAGGCGTGGCTACAACTATTTGGCAAGAAAGAGGGGGTTCCAATATTCAAGGGCGTTTAAAATGTATCATGATAGATAAGCGAGATGCAACAGGAAACACATTAATAGTGGGTAGTGATACAGGAGGGTTATGGAAAACCACTAATGCCATGAGCAATGATCCTACATGGCATCCCATTAATGATTTTATGAGTTTTCTTCATACACAAAGTGTCTTTCAGAATCCTGCTAATTTAAATGAAATATACTGCACTACAGGAAACATCAGCTGGGTTAGTCCTGAAACTGCTGGAGTTGGGCTTTATAAATCAACAGATGGCGGTGACACATGGAATCATTTAGCTGCTACCAATAATGGAAATTTCAAACATTCAGGGAACGTTGTGGTAAATTCCTCAGGAATAATTTTTGTTGCTACCCATGAAGGTGGCGTACAACGTTCTTCTAATGGAGGCTTAACATGGAGTAAGGTATTAGGAAGTGGCGTAGGTGGCGGAACTACAAATCAAATACTAGATTTAGATTTAGCAACAAACGGAACGCTTTATGCTACAGCTAAGGACAAAAAAGTATATAAATCATCGGATAACGGTAATAGCTGGACCAATATATCCATTCCTGGATTAACAACAAACGATTATTTAATAAGGCTTGCCGTAGCACCTTCAGACCCTAATAAAGTATATGCATTTGTAGAATGGTCAAAAAACTTCCTTTCCACCAATGGCGGTGTCAGTTGGACTAGAGTCGGCGATATGAGTATTAATACCTATGGAAGCTCAGATGGATGTATTACTATGGAGGTGGACCCGAACAATTCCAATAGAATTTATGCTGGTGGCATTAACTACAATGCTTCAAGTGATTCTGGTACTAGCTGGTCTAGAATTACAGGTTACGAAGTGCATGTTGATGCACATGCCATCACCTTCTTAAATTCCAATGTCGCATTTATAGGTAATGATGGAGGGATTTATAGAACGGATAACGCTTCATCAACCAACCCAACTTTTAAGTTTATTGGTAACGGTTTGAATACGCTTCAATATTATAATATTGATATTCACCCTGAAACCTATAAAGATTATTTCTTGGGTGGCACCCAAGACAATGGCACCCAAAGATCTATAGGTGCTGGTATTACCTCATCTGAAAATGTTTTAGGTGGAGATGGTGGCTTTGCTTTTATTGATGAAGACCAACCAAATATTCAGATAGCAGCATACCAAAATGAAGGAGGAGCATACACAACAGATAATTGGAATTCATCTAAATATGTAGGTTATGCTCCTGTAAATCAAGCTTATTTTATAACACCTAAAGATTATGATGATGTAAACAACAGATTGTATACCTGTATGAGTATTGCAAATTCATATTCAGTTACCACTGGCATTGGCATTGTAGACCCTGTTACTGTTTCCACTAAAACCATTAATGCAATGAATGGAGGAAGTGCCACATGCGCCATGGTATCACCAAATGATCCAAACATTGTTTATTTTGGTTGTGGTAACGGAGCATTGGTTAAGGTCGTCAATCCAACTGCAACAACGCCAACTGCGACAAGAATAATGGATGGTGCCTATGGATGGATATCCAGTATAGCTGTAGAGCCAGGAAATGAAAACCATATTATTGCCACCTATAGCAGTTTTGGTGTCAATCATATTGTTGAAACAAAAAATGGAGGAAATAGCTGGATGAATATTTCTAATAATTTTCCTGATATGCCTGTTTATAATGGTATTTTTGCTCCAAACGATACTAATAAGTTTATTCTTGCTACCCATCTTGGGGTATGGATGACTGAAAATCTTAACGGTGCCAATACAAATTGGGTATCTTTTAATGATGGGTTGTCCAATGTTATCGTTCGTATGGTAAAAGCAAGAAAATCTGATGGTGTGGTGGTAGCAGGAACCCATGGTCGAGGACTATTCACTACCAATTATTTTTTACAGTCAGATATTGCTCCTTCTACTCCAGGTACCGTATTTGCTACAAATGCAACCAGTACAATTCTTTCATTAACATGGGAAGCTTCTATTGATGATCTTGCTGTTACAGGATATGATGTCTATGACGGCACCACTCTTTTAGCCTCTGTGAACACCAATTCTGCTGAAATAACAGGATTATCCCCAGATACAACTTACTCGTTAACTGTTAAGGCCAAAGATGGTCAAGGCAATATTTCCAGTCCAAGTTCGCCAGCTTTGATAACAACTGCAGCAACAAATAGCATGTCATCCAATATTGCTTTAAAAGCTTCAAACGTAACAACTTCATTTGTGTCTGGATGGGAGTCCCTAGCAGCCGTTAATGATGGATTTACGCCTACAAATTCAGGAGATAGAACCCATAGCGTCTATGGGAATTGGGATACCCACAATACGTTTCAATGGGTTCAATATGACTGGTCTCAAAACTATGAAATAACATCTGTTGAATTATACTGGTTTACGGATAATGGTGGGATTTTAATTCCTACAGAAGCTTTTGTTGAATATTATAATGGCTCTGCTTGGGTAAAACTTGCTGATGTTACTTTAAACGCCAACCAATTTAACATAGCAACTTTTAATACGATAACTGCAAGTAATATGAGGGTGTCTATGAAAAATACGACGCAGTCTACTGGGATTATAGAATTTAGGGTTATTGGCAAGATAGCGTCTGGTAATATGTTATCTAAACTAAGTTTGTCTAAAAAATTAACAAAATCAGTTTCGGTTTATCCCAATCCTACCAGCGATAAAATTACACTAAGACTTGGTGACCTTGCTACTTCAGGGCAATTAAATTTAAGCATTTTAGATGTGTCTGGGAAATTGATTTGGTCTAAAAAAACAGAAGGGAAAAACGAAATATCATTGTATACACAAGACATGAAATTAAGTAAGGGTATTTATTTACTTCGAGTTAGTAACACAGAAGTGGTTCAAACTATTAAAATTGTAATTTCTAGGTAA
- a CDS encoding DUF5695 domain-containing protein, which produces MNHLKLKFSFLLLIITGLGVQAQGYWSRLEDKEPTLGIAEVYQKFNTPHFQLKLVKASQTVAGLKPIKNLNFDFTPSDRLEIRDKDGLYHLGDINLRIKERDFEWKSYSTAAKRAAVTALEVSGAVIAGADLANTLPSDIPVTIKRFYEIDNDHLVMRFEITNKSATDIEIGALGIPMIFNNILEGKSLNETHAQNVFFDPYIGLDAGYLEVKRLSGRGSALLVLPKENMPFEAYRPLLDDPTPRSIVFEGFHEWMAYSKAYAENEWKEATPWNKPTSLILKPNASKNFALKFVLSEGIEDIQQTLIKEEQPVATSIPGYVIPQDIKSQLFLNYKSHVSAFTIEPKGSIQIEEDGTTNKGLKKYTVRGKKWGRSRLTITYDDGVKQTINYKIIKPETDVVKDFGHFLTTAQWFDEPNDLFGRNPSVISYDYETKKQLTEDSRAWVAGLSDEGGAGGWLAAIMKQHIQPDKEEIKKLQRFIDETLWGNIQYSEGKNKYGVKKSVFYYEPDSLPKGTYSDSINYKTWAAWDHKHANDPGRSYNYPHVAAAYWTMYRLARYHDGLVDNRTWDWYLKQAYHTTIAMTELAPYYAQFGQMEGSVFLYILEDLKVEGYEDMSADLEAKMKNRADHWEALEYPFGSEMPWDSTGQEEVYMWSDYFGYHHKANVTLNAILAYMPTMPHWAYNGNARRYWDFLYGGKLSRVERQIHHYGSSLNAIPVLTQYRKTADNLYLLKVGYGGLLGGISNITEDGFGPAAFHSYPTELRIDYLSGDYGSGFYGYAVNTATYITKDDDLGWLAFGGNVTTKGDLIEVEITTAAKSKVFVAPKKMWLTLDAGTFEKITYNTKTDRIEITLNGKDEFTPNAYLRVNDDMELPYTKVRGAYQIPLQKKPLQIKL; this is translated from the coding sequence ATGAACCACCTAAAATTAAAGTTTAGTTTCCTATTATTAATAATAACCGGCTTGGGTGTTCAAGCACAGGGCTATTGGAGCCGACTGGAGGATAAAGAGCCGACTTTGGGAATTGCTGAGGTCTATCAAAAGTTTAATACACCCCATTTTCAACTAAAACTTGTAAAAGCATCCCAAACCGTTGCGGGTTTAAAACCAATAAAGAATTTAAATTTCGATTTCACCCCAAGCGATCGTTTGGAAATTAGGGACAAAGACGGTTTATACCATTTAGGTGACATCAATTTAAGAATTAAAGAAAGGGATTTCGAATGGAAAAGTTACTCCACTGCTGCCAAGCGTGCTGCTGTTACAGCGTTGGAAGTATCAGGGGCTGTTATCGCTGGTGCAGACTTAGCCAATACCTTACCAAGTGATATTCCTGTTACCATAAAACGTTTTTACGAAATAGATAACGACCATTTGGTGATGCGGTTTGAAATCACAAACAAATCGGCAACCGACATAGAAATAGGCGCTTTAGGCATTCCTATGATTTTTAATAATATTTTAGAAGGAAAGTCGCTAAATGAAACCCATGCTCAAAATGTGTTTTTCGATCCGTATATAGGGCTGGATGCAGGCTATTTAGAAGTAAAAAGACTTAGCGGTCGTGGTTCTGCGCTATTAGTGCTGCCAAAGGAAAACATGCCTTTTGAAGCCTATCGTCCGCTGTTAGACGACCCAACACCGAGAAGTATTGTTTTTGAAGGCTTTCATGAGTGGATGGCATATAGCAAAGCATACGCAGAAAACGAATGGAAAGAGGCAACCCCATGGAACAAACCAACATCATTAATCTTAAAACCAAATGCATCTAAAAATTTTGCCTTAAAGTTTGTGCTTTCAGAAGGTATAGAAGACATTCAACAGACTCTTATTAAAGAAGAACAACCTGTGGCAACAAGCATCCCTGGTTATGTCATTCCGCAAGATATTAAATCGCAGTTATTCTTAAATTACAAAAGCCATGTAAGCGCCTTTACTATAGAACCCAAAGGAAGTATTCAAATAGAGGAAGATGGCACAACCAATAAAGGTCTAAAAAAATACACCGTTCGCGGAAAAAAATGGGGACGTTCTAGGCTAACCATAACGTATGATGATGGTGTAAAACAAACGATAAACTATAAAATAATTAAACCTGAAACCGATGTTGTAAAAGACTTTGGACATTTCCTAACAACAGCACAGTGGTTTGATGAACCTAACGATTTATTCGGTAGGAATCCCTCTGTAATTAGTTATGATTATGAAACTAAAAAACAGTTAACCGAGGACAGTCGTGCATGGGTTGCTGGTTTGAGTGATGAAGGTGGTGCAGGGGGTTGGTTAGCTGCTATTATGAAACAGCATATTCAACCAGACAAAGAAGAAATTAAAAAACTACAACGCTTTATAGATGAAACGCTTTGGGGTAACATTCAATATAGCGAAGGTAAAAACAAATACGGTGTAAAAAAGAGTGTGTTTTACTATGAGCCTGACTCTTTGCCAAAGGGCACATATAGTGACAGCATAAACTATAAAACCTGGGCTGCTTGGGACCATAAACATGCAAACGATCCGGGTAGATCCTATAATTATCCACACGTGGCTGCCGCTTATTGGACCATGTACCGCTTGGCAAGATATCATGACGGCTTGGTGGATAATAGAACTTGGGATTGGTACTTAAAACAAGCCTATCACACGACGATTGCCATGACTGAATTAGCACCTTATTATGCACAATTCGGACAAATGGAAGGCTCTGTATTTTTATATATTTTGGAAGACCTAAAAGTTGAAGGATATGAAGATATGTCTGCCGATTTAGAAGCGAAAATGAAAAATAGGGCAGACCATTGGGAAGCTTTGGAATACCCTTTTGGAAGTGAAATGCCTTGGGATTCCACAGGACAAGAAGAAGTGTATATGTGGTCCGATTATTTTGGATACCATCATAAAGCAAATGTCACACTCAACGCCATTTTAGCTTATATGCCTACAATGCCCCATTGGGCTTACAATGGAAACGCACGTAGATATTGGGACTTCCTTTATGGTGGGAAATTATCAAGAGTTGAGCGTCAAATCCATCATTACGGCTCGTCCTTAAATGCGATTCCTGTGCTGACACAATACAGAAAAACCGCCGATAATTTATATTTATTAAAAGTAGGTTATGGTGGTTTATTAGGAGGCATATCAAATATTACTGAAGACGGATTTGGTCCAGCGGCATTCCATTCATATCCTACCGAATTAAGAATCGATTATTTATCTGGGGATTATGGCTCTGGGTTTTATGGCTATGCTGTTAATACCGCGACTTATATAACCAAGGATGACGATTTAGGATGGCTGGCCTTTGGCGGCAATGTGACAACAAAAGGTGATTTGATTGAGGTTGAAATAACAACTGCAGCAAAATCGAAAGTGTTTGTTGCTCCTAAAAAAATGTGGCTCACATTAGATGCCGGTACCTTTGAAAAAATAACCTATAATACCAAAACGGATCGCATAGAAATCACCTTAAATGGCAAAGATGAGTTTACGCCAAACGCCTATTTAAGAGTGAATGATGACATGGAGTTACCATATACAAAAGTAAGAGGTGCTTACCAAATACCCCTGCAAAAAAAGCCCCTTCAAATAAAGTTATAA